In a genomic window of Physeter macrocephalus isolate SW-GA chromosome 14, ASM283717v5, whole genome shotgun sequence:
- the CENPV gene encoding centromere protein V — translation MRRARSGAAAKPRGQKRSGASRAPAAAASAPGADRALRPAGQAGGGSRAAARQPSAKRRPQLSPRAQEAGPGEPPPEPPLPPPPPSAPSASELDLGEQRERWETFQKRQRLSFEGAAKLLLDTYEYQGLVKHTGGCHCGAVRFEVWASADLHIFDCNCSICKKKQNRHFIVPASRFKLLKGAESITTYTFNTHKAQHTFCKRCGVQSFYSPRSNPGGFGIAPHCLDEGTVRSVVVEEFNGSDWEKAMKEHKTIKSMSKE, via the exons ATGCGGCGGGCGAGGAGCGGCGCGGCGGCCAAGCCACGCGGGCAGAAGCGGTCCGGGGCCTCCAGGGCCCCCGCGGCCGCCGCCTCGGCCCCCGGCGCCGACCGCGCACTGAGGCCCGCGGGCCAGGCCGGGGGCGGGAGCCGGGCGGCGGCGAGGCAGCCGTCAGCCAAGCGGCGGCCGCAGTTGTCGCCTAGGGCGCAGGAGGCGGGCCCCGGAGAGCCGCCGCCTGAGCCGCCGCTGCCCCCGCCTCCGCCCTCGGCGCCCTCGGCGTCCGAGCTGGACCTGGGCGAGCAGCGGGAGCGCTGGGAGACGTTCCAGAAGCGGCAGAGGCTCAGCTTCGAGGGCGCCGCCAAGCTGCTGCTGGACACCTA TGAATACCAGGGCCTGGTGAAACACACAGGAGGCTGCCACTGTGGGGCGGTTCGCTTTGAAGTCTGGGCCTCCGCAGACCTGCACATCTTTGACTGCAA CTGCAGTATTTGCAAGAAGAAGCAGAACAGACACTTCATTGTTCCGGCCTCTCGCTTCAAGCTCCTCAAG GGAGCTGAGAGCATCACCACATACACCTTCAACACCCACAAGGCGCAGCACACCTTCTGTAAGAGGTGCGGCGTCCAGAGCTTTTATTCTCCCCGCTCCAACCCCGGAGGCTTCG GGATCGCCCCCCACTGCCTGGACGAGGGCACCGTGCGCAGCGTGGTGGTCGAGGAGTTCAACGGCAGCGACTGGGAGAAGGCCATGAAGGAGCACAAGACCATCAAGAGCATGTCTAAGGAGTGA